The proteins below come from a single Euleptes europaea isolate rEulEur1 chromosome 5, rEulEur1.hap1, whole genome shotgun sequence genomic window:
- the HNRNPH3 gene encoding heterogeneous nuclear ribonucleoprotein H3 isoform X4 translates to MRDGRGMGGHGYGGAGDASSGFHGGHFVHMRGLPFRATENDIANFFSPLTPIRVHIDIGADGRATGEADVEFVTHEDAVAAMSKDKNHMQHRYIELFLNSTAGGGSGMGGYGREGMDQGGYGSVGRMGMGSSYSGGYGAPDGLGGYGRGSGNSGGYYGQGNMGGGGWRGMY, encoded by the exons ATGAGAGATGGGAGAG gaaTGGGAGGCCATGGCTATGGTGGAGCAGGAGATGCAAGCTCAGGTTTTCATGGTGGTCACTTTGTTCACATGAGAGGACTGCCATTTCGAGCAACAGAAAATGATATTGCTAAT TTTTTCTCACCCTTGACTCCTATAAGAGTACACATTGATATTGGAGCAGATGGAAGAGCAACAGGAGAAGCAGATGTGGAATTTGTGACACATGAAGATGCAGTGGCTGCCATGTCTAAAGATAAAAATCATATGC aACATCGATACATTGAACTGTTCCTGAATTCAACTGCTGGAGGCGGTTCTGGAATGGGAGGCTATGGACGAGAGGGAATGG ATCAAGGCGGTTATGGGTCTGTTGGAAGAATGGGAATGGGCAGCAGTTACAGTGGAGGATATGGTGCTCCTGATGGCTTGGGTGGATATG GGCGTGGCAGTGGAAATAGTGGTGGATACTATGGACAAGGCAACATGGGTGGCGGTGGATGGCGTGGAATGTATTGA
- the HNRNPH3 gene encoding heterogeneous nuclear ribonucleoprotein H3 isoform X3 has translation MMGQRPGPYDRPMGGRGGYYGAGRGSMYDRMRRGGGGYDGGYGGFDDYGGYNNYGYGNDGYDDRMRDGRGMGGHGYGGAGDASSGFHGGHFVHMRGLPFRATENDIANFFSPLTPIRVHIDIGADGRATGEADVEFVTHEDAVAAMSKDKNHMQHRYIELFLNSTAGGGSGMGGYGREGMDQGGYGSVGRMGMGSSYSGGYGAPDGLGGYGRGSGNSGGYYGQGNMGGGGWRGMY, from the exons ATGATGGGACAGCGACCTGGACCATATGATAGACCAATGGGAGGAAGAGGGGGTTATTATGGAGCTGGGCGTGGAAGTATGTATGACAGAATGCGTCGAGGAGGTGGTGGATATGACGGTG GGTATGGTGGCTTTGATGACTATGGTGGCTATAACAATTATGGCTATGGAAATGATGGCTATGATGACAGAATGAGAGATGGGAGAG gaaTGGGAGGCCATGGCTATGGTGGAGCAGGAGATGCAAGCTCAGGTTTTCATGGTGGTCACTTTGTTCACATGAGAGGACTGCCATTTCGAGCAACAGAAAATGATATTGCTAAT TTTTTCTCACCCTTGACTCCTATAAGAGTACACATTGATATTGGAGCAGATGGAAGAGCAACAGGAGAAGCAGATGTGGAATTTGTGACACATGAAGATGCAGTGGCTGCCATGTCTAAAGATAAAAATCATATGC aACATCGATACATTGAACTGTTCCTGAATTCAACTGCTGGAGGCGGTTCTGGAATGGGAGGCTATGGACGAGAGGGAATGG ATCAAGGCGGTTATGGGTCTGTTGGAAGAATGGGAATGGGCAGCAGTTACAGTGGAGGATATGGTGCTCCTGATGGCTTGGGTGGATATG GGCGTGGCAGTGGAAATAGTGGTGGATACTATGGACAAGGCAACATGGGTGGCGGTGGATGGCGTGGAATGTATTGA
- the HNRNPH3 gene encoding heterogeneous nuclear ribonucleoprotein H3 isoform X2 produces MDWAGKHNGPNDSSSDGTVRLRGLPFGCSKEEIVQFFQGLEIVPNGITLTLDYQGRSTGEAFVQFASKEIAEKALGKHKERIGHRYIEIFKSSKSEIRGFYDPPRRMMGQRPGPYDRPMGGRGGYYGAGRGRYGGFDDYGGYNNYGYGNDGYDDRMRDGRGMGGHGYGGAGDASSGFHGGHFVHMRGLPFRATENDIANFFSPLTPIRVHIDIGADGRATGEADVEFVTHEDAVAAMSKDKNHMQHRYIELFLNSTAGGGSGMGGYGREGMDQGGYGSVGRMGMGSSYSGGYGAPDGLGGYGRGSGNSGGYYGQGNMGGGGWRGMY; encoded by the exons ATGGACTGGGCTGGGAAACATAATGGTCCAAATGATTCATCTAGTGATGGAACAGTACGATTGCGTGGTCTGCCATTTGGCTGCAGCAAGGAGGAGATCGTTCAGTTCTTTCAAG GGTTGGAAATCGTGCCAAATGGGATAACATTGACGCTGGACTACCAGGGGAGAAGCACAGGGGAGGCCTTCGTGCAGTTTGCTTCAAAGGAGATAGCAGAAAAAGCTCTGGGGAAACACAAGGAAAGAATAGGGCACAG ATATATTGAGATCTTCAAAAGTAGTAAAAGTGAAATCCGAGGATTCTATGACCCACCACGAAGAATGATGGGACAGCGACCTGGACCATATGATAGACCAATGGGAGGAAGAGGGGGTTATTATGGAGCTGGGCGTGGAA GGTATGGTGGCTTTGATGACTATGGTGGCTATAACAATTATGGCTATGGAAATGATGGCTATGATGACAGAATGAGAGATGGGAGAG gaaTGGGAGGCCATGGCTATGGTGGAGCAGGAGATGCAAGCTCAGGTTTTCATGGTGGTCACTTTGTTCACATGAGAGGACTGCCATTTCGAGCAACAGAAAATGATATTGCTAAT TTTTTCTCACCCTTGACTCCTATAAGAGTACACATTGATATTGGAGCAGATGGAAGAGCAACAGGAGAAGCAGATGTGGAATTTGTGACACATGAAGATGCAGTGGCTGCCATGTCTAAAGATAAAAATCATATGC aACATCGATACATTGAACTGTTCCTGAATTCAACTGCTGGAGGCGGTTCTGGAATGGGAGGCTATGGACGAGAGGGAATGG ATCAAGGCGGTTATGGGTCTGTTGGAAGAATGGGAATGGGCAGCAGTTACAGTGGAGGATATGGTGCTCCTGATGGCTTGGGTGGATATG GGCGTGGCAGTGGAAATAGTGGTGGATACTATGGACAAGGCAACATGGGTGGCGGTGGATGGCGTGGAATGTATTGA
- the HNRNPH3 gene encoding heterogeneous nuclear ribonucleoprotein H3 isoform X1, with product MDWAGKHNGPNDSSSDGTVRLRGLPFGCSKEEIVQFFQGLEIVPNGITLTLDYQGRSTGEAFVQFASKEIAEKALGKHKERIGHRYIEIFKSSKSEIRGFYDPPRRMMGQRPGPYDRPMGGRGGYYGAGRGSMYDRMRRGGGGYDGGYGGFDDYGGYNNYGYGNDGYDDRMRDGRGMGGHGYGGAGDASSGFHGGHFVHMRGLPFRATENDIANFFSPLTPIRVHIDIGADGRATGEADVEFVTHEDAVAAMSKDKNHMQHRYIELFLNSTAGGGSGMGGYGREGMDQGGYGSVGRMGMGSSYSGGYGAPDGLGGYGRGSGNSGGYYGQGNMGGGGWRGMY from the exons ATGGACTGGGCTGGGAAACATAATGGTCCAAATGATTCATCTAGTGATGGAACAGTACGATTGCGTGGTCTGCCATTTGGCTGCAGCAAGGAGGAGATCGTTCAGTTCTTTCAAG GGTTGGAAATCGTGCCAAATGGGATAACATTGACGCTGGACTACCAGGGGAGAAGCACAGGGGAGGCCTTCGTGCAGTTTGCTTCAAAGGAGATAGCAGAAAAAGCTCTGGGGAAACACAAGGAAAGAATAGGGCACAG ATATATTGAGATCTTCAAAAGTAGTAAAAGTGAAATCCGAGGATTCTATGACCCACCACGAAGAATGATGGGACAGCGACCTGGACCATATGATAGACCAATGGGAGGAAGAGGGGGTTATTATGGAGCTGGGCGTGGAAGTATGTATGACAGAATGCGTCGAGGAGGTGGTGGATATGACGGTG GGTATGGTGGCTTTGATGACTATGGTGGCTATAACAATTATGGCTATGGAAATGATGGCTATGATGACAGAATGAGAGATGGGAGAG gaaTGGGAGGCCATGGCTATGGTGGAGCAGGAGATGCAAGCTCAGGTTTTCATGGTGGTCACTTTGTTCACATGAGAGGACTGCCATTTCGAGCAACAGAAAATGATATTGCTAAT TTTTTCTCACCCTTGACTCCTATAAGAGTACACATTGATATTGGAGCAGATGGAAGAGCAACAGGAGAAGCAGATGTGGAATTTGTGACACATGAAGATGCAGTGGCTGCCATGTCTAAAGATAAAAATCATATGC aACATCGATACATTGAACTGTTCCTGAATTCAACTGCTGGAGGCGGTTCTGGAATGGGAGGCTATGGACGAGAGGGAATGG ATCAAGGCGGTTATGGGTCTGTTGGAAGAATGGGAATGGGCAGCAGTTACAGTGGAGGATATGGTGCTCCTGATGGCTTGGGTGGATATG GGCGTGGCAGTGGAAATAGTGGTGGATACTATGGACAAGGCAACATGGGTGGCGGTGGATGGCGTGGAATGTATTGA